In Phacochoerus africanus isolate WHEZ1 chromosome 1, ROS_Pafr_v1, whole genome shotgun sequence, the following are encoded in one genomic region:
- the FBLL1 gene encoding rRNA/tRNA 2'-O-methyltransferase fibrillarin-like protein 1, producing MKSAVSARGGGSGGRGGGGWGGGWGGGRGGGGGGKGAGGNSGGQGGKGGFGARTRGFGGGRGRGRGGGDSRDRGGGGQRRGSGKSKNRRRKGAHVVSVEPHRHEGVFIYRGAEDALVTLNMVPGQSVYGERRVTVTEGGVKQEYRTWNPFRSKLAAAILGGVDQIHIKPKSKVLYLGAASGTTVSHVSDIIGPDGLVYAVEFSHRAGRDLVNVAKKRTNIIPVLEDARHPLKYRMLIGMVDVIFADVAQPDQSRIVALNAHTFLRNGGHFLISIKANCIDSTASAEAVFASEVKKLQQENLKPQEQLTLEPYERDHAVVVGVYRPLPKSGSK from the coding sequence ATGAAGTCTGCAGTGAGCGCGCGCGGGGGCGGATCCGGCGGCCGCGGAGGTGGCGGCTGGGGCGGCGGCTGGGGCGGAGGGAGAGGCGGCGGAGGAGGGGGCAAGGGAGCAGGAGGCAACAGCGGCGGCCAGGGAGGCAAGGGCGGCTTCGGAGCGCGGACGCGAGGCTTTGGCGGCGGCCGGGGCCGGGGGCGTGGTGGCGGAGACAGCAGGGACCGCGGGGGCGGCGGTCAGCGGCGCGGCTCTGGCAAGAGCAAGAACCGCCGCAGGAAGGGCGCCCACGTCGTGTCGGTGGAACCGCACCGGCACGAGGGCGTCTTCATCTACCGCGGGGCGGAGGATGCGCTGGTCACGCTGAACATGGTGCCAGGCCAGTCGGTGTACGGTGAGCGGCGGGTCACGGTGACCGAGGGTGGCGTGAAACAGGAGTACCGCACGTGGAACCCGTTCCGCTCCAAGCTGGCCGCGGCCATActgggcggggtcgaccagattcACATCAAGCCCAAGTCCAAAGTCCTGTACCTGGGTGCTGCCTCGGGGACCACGGTCTCCCACGTCTCCGACATCATCGGCCCGGATGGCCTGGTCTACGCGGTCGAGTTTTCCCACCGCGCCGGCCGCGATCTCGTCAATGTGGCCAAGAAGCGAACCAACATCATCCCGGTCCTTGAAGATGCCCGGCACCCACTCAAGTATCGCATGTTAATTGGGATGGTGGACGTGATCTTTGCTGACGTGGCCCAGCCAGACCAGTCCCGCATCGTGGCTCTGAATGCCCACACCTTCCTGCGCAATGGGGGCCACTTCCTCATTTCCATCAAAGCCAACTGCATCGACTCCACCGCATCTGCGGAGGCGGTGTTTGCCTCTGAAGTGAAGAAGTTGCAGCAGGAGAATTTAAAACCTCAAGAGCAGCTGACCCTGGAGCCCTATGAGAGGGACCATGCTGTAGTTGTTGGGGTCTATCGGCCCCTTCCCAAGAGTGGCAGCAAGTAG